A single window of Myxocyprinus asiaticus isolate MX2 ecotype Aquarium Trade chromosome 48, UBuf_Myxa_2, whole genome shotgun sequence DNA harbors:
- the chrm2b gene encoding muscarinic acetylcholine receptor M2 translates to MLSIKVNRNLQTVNNYFLFSLACADLFIGVFSMNLYTVYIVIGHWPLGPLVCDLWLALDYVVSNASVMNLLIISFDRYFCVTKPLSYPVKRTHKMAGMMIAAAWILSFILWAPAILFWQFITGSRAVPADECYIQFFSNAVVTFGTAIAAFYLPVITMTILYWQISKASRSRVRSRDSQRVSRVSNDGGQVVPRAEGNVEGKSIHEGEEMVPRRQSASDATTGEERESENDSVSGMFASSNQRDEEAISTSTNGDLKSRQTQSAPLVRGSWAKFTCFRTASQMDLENTYKPSNGCQNMNNGKEKRSLVSQKILIPRYQKKRKNLSSRERKVTRTIMAILITFTATWTPYNVMVLINTFCSTCIPNTMWIFGYWLCYINSTVNPACYALCNVTFKNTFKQLLTCKYRNINSTRKY, encoded by the exons ATGCTCTCCATCAAGGTCAACAGGAACCTCCAGACGGTCAACAACTACTTCCTGTTCAGTCTAGCATGTGCAGACCTGTTCATTGGAGTGTTCTCCATGAATCTCTACACAGTGTACATTGTGATTGGCCACTGGCCTTTAGGACCTTTGGTCTGTGACCTGTGGTTGGCTCTGGACTATGTGGTTAGCAACGCTTCTGTTATGAACCTCCTCATCATCAGCTTTGACCGATACTTCTGTGTCACCAAACCTCTCAGCTACCCAGTCAAAAGGACCCACAAGATGGCAGGCATGATGATTGCCGCTGCTTGGATTCTGTCTTTTATTCTCTGGGCTCCAGCCATCTTGTTCTGGCAGTTCATCACCGGGAGCCGAGCAGTGCCTGCGGACGAGTGCTACATCCAGTTCTTCTCCAATGCAGTGGTCACATTTGGCACCGCCATCGCTGCCTTCTACCTGCCAGTCATCACTATGACtatactgtactggcagatcTCCAAAGCCAGCCGCAGTCGCGTCAGAAGCAGAGACAGCCAAAGAGTATCTAGAGTCAGTAATGATGGAGGCCAGGTTGTTCCCAGAGCTGAGGGCAATGTGGAGGGAAAGTCAATCCATGAAGGAGAGGAAATGGTTCCACGGAGGCAGAGTGCCTCTGACGCCACTACAG gagaagagagagagagtgaaaatgaCTCTGTATCTGGCATGTTTGCTTCCTCCAATCAGAGGGATGAAGAGGCCATATCTACAAGCACTAACGGTGACCTCAAAAGCAGACAGACCCAGTCAGCTCCTCTAGTCAGAGGAAGTTGGGCCAAATTTACTTGCTTCAGAACGGCATCCCAAATGGACCTGGAAAACACCTATAAACCCAGCAACGGATGTCAGAACATGAACAATGGCAAGGAAAAGCGAAGTCTAGTGTCGCAGAAAATTCTCATTCCACGTTatcagaagaagaggaagaatttATCCTCTCGGGAGAGAAAAGTAACAAGGACCATTATGGCCATTCTGATAACATTTACAGCCACGTGGACTCCCTACAATGTAATGGTACTCATCAACACTTTTTGCTCAACCTGTATTCCAAACACAATGTGGATCTTCGGCTACTGGCTCTGTTACATAAACAGCACAGTTAACCCGGCTTGCTATGCCCTGTGTAATGTCACCTTCAAGAACACTTTTAAACAGCTTCTGACATGCAAGTACAGGAATATTAATTCAAccagaaaatattga